From Pseudomonadota bacterium, a single genomic window includes:
- a CDS encoding PilZ domain-containing protein, with translation MSKQRRTREGREAERPAREGKANAPDIAEEAAGDPNDQAEGAGPELDGTDPADRRSCPRAPIEAEISLTSEHNLYAGIANDISEGGVFVATYQPLPVGTAVAIELSFESIGGPRVLVNGEVRWHRGDGVTSRAAPGMGLRFLDLQDDFRAWIADFVRQREPEFFEETPETAGSRRVLPTAELAAAASRGSGAAAHSKLLFSLGLVGLLGLVGAVAMTMLRGPAVPPPRAAARATQEEGGTPTLARAAEGDRQGRAGAKTEPGASTAQGAKATSLEVAESAAKVAAPAKAAEPAKVVEPAAKVAAPAKVTAPAKPAKATDPGLVVAAHLRPCFKPISKAVDLKVALYVESAGRVVRGFVTGLRGTVLAASVVSCARERVRGLQLPLTLPRADFVEWRLTLEPTEARATLVKPRRLAP, from the coding sequence ATGAGCAAGCAACGCCGCACCCGCGAGGGACGTGAAGCGGAAAGGCCAGCCAGGGAGGGGAAGGCTAACGCGCCAGATATTGCGGAGGAAGCCGCGGGCGACCCCAACGACCAAGCCGAGGGCGCCGGCCCGGAGCTTGATGGCACCGACCCCGCCGATCGACGGTCCTGCCCGCGCGCGCCCATCGAGGCCGAGATCTCGCTCACGAGCGAGCACAACCTCTACGCGGGCATCGCTAACGACATCAGCGAAGGCGGTGTCTTCGTCGCGACGTACCAACCGCTGCCCGTCGGTACCGCGGTGGCCATCGAGCTCTCGTTCGAGAGCATCGGCGGCCCCCGGGTACTCGTCAACGGCGAGGTGCGCTGGCACCGCGGCGACGGCGTCACGAGCCGCGCAGCGCCGGGGATGGGGCTGCGTTTTCTCGACCTGCAAGATGATTTCCGCGCCTGGATCGCCGACTTCGTCCGCCAGCGCGAGCCCGAATTCTTCGAGGAGACGCCTGAGACCGCGGGCAGCCGCCGCGTCCTCCCGACGGCCGAGCTGGCCGCCGCCGCGAGTCGTGGCAGCGGGGCGGCCGCCCACTCCAAGCTTCTGTTCTCTCTCGGCCTGGTCGGACTGCTTGGGCTCGTCGGCGCCGTCGCCATGACGATGCTTCGAGGCCCCGCCGTGCCGCCGCCGCGCGCCGCGGCGCGAGCGACCCAGGAGGAGGGCGGCACACCGACGTTGGCGCGCGCCGCGGAGGGCGATCGACAAGGCCGCGCTGGCGCCAAGACCGAGCCCGGCGCATCGACCGCCCAGGGGGCAAAGGCCACCTCCCTCGAGGTCGCCGAATCCGCGGCGAAGGTCGCCGCGCCGGCGAAAGCAGCCGAGCCGGCCAAGGTCGTCGAACCCGCGGCGAAGGTCGCCGCGCCAGCCAAGGTCACCGCGCCGGCCAAGCCGGCCAAGGCGACCGACCCAGGGTTGGTTGTCGCCGCGCACCTCAGGCCATGCTTCAAGCCGATTTCCAAGGCGGTTGACCTCAAGGTCGCGCTCTACGTCGAATCCGCGGGACGCGTGGTGCGGGGCTTCGTCACCGGACTCCGCGGGACCGTGCTCGCCGCCAGCGTCGTCAGCTGCGCGCGCGAGCGCGTACGCGGCCTTCAACTACCCCTGACCCTGCCTCGCGCGGATTTCGTCGAGTGGCGGCTGACGCTCGAGCCCACCGAGGCGCGGGCCACGCTGGTCAAGCCGCGCCGGCTCGCGCCCTAG
- a CDS encoding LD-carboxypeptidase, whose amino-acid sequence MELKLDRVEDAGGARRGVAVVAPAGGVQPEAYAAGLAILAARYRIILAYEARGADTAPAEASSTLPYLSASDDSRARAINAALEHPEVTAIFCARGGYGSMRLLGRLDGAALRRRGLPIVGFSDITTLHAWAARLGVRSIHGPVVTQLARLPPDQQEALFALVEGRVREITLRGLRCLKPGRVGGPLFAGNLAVLGHLCGTPYFPPLEGRILLLEEVDEAPYRVDRLLTQLLLGGELQRAAGVVIGQLVGCDATRGSTWTRAQPLRGEAVVAERLAALGVPVASGAAVGHGDENVALPQGAWAELDATAGVLTITV is encoded by the coding sequence ATGGAGCTTAAGCTTGACCGCGTCGAGGATGCTGGCGGGGCCCGCCGCGGCGTCGCCGTGGTCGCGCCCGCGGGAGGCGTGCAGCCCGAGGCCTACGCGGCGGGACTGGCCATCCTGGCTGCCCGCTACCGCATCATCCTGGCCTACGAAGCGCGCGGCGCGGACACGGCGCCAGCCGAGGCGTCCAGCACGCTACCTTATCTTTCCGCCTCCGACGATTCGCGGGCCCGCGCCATCAACGCTGCATTGGAGCACCCCGAGGTCACCGCGATTTTTTGTGCTCGCGGCGGCTACGGCTCGATGCGGCTGCTCGGGCGGCTCGACGGGGCCGCCCTTCGCCGGCGTGGACTGCCCATCGTCGGCTTCTCGGACATCACGACCCTGCACGCCTGGGCCGCTCGGCTGGGCGTACGCAGCATCCACGGACCGGTGGTCACGCAGCTCGCGCGCCTGCCCCCGGACCAGCAGGAAGCGCTCTTTGCGCTGGTCGAGGGCCGGGTCAGGGAGATCACCCTCCGGGGCCTGCGCTGCCTGAAGCCCGGGCGCGTCGGCGGACCGCTCTTCGCCGGCAACCTCGCCGTGCTGGGGCACCTCTGCGGGACGCCCTATTTTCCCCCGCTCGAGGGCCGCATCCTGTTGCTGGAGGAGGTCGATGAGGCGCCCTACCGCGTCGACCGGCTGCTGACGCAGCTCCTGCTCGGCGGCGAGCTGCAGCGCGCGGCCGGCGTGGTGATTGGGCAGCTCGTCGGTTGCGACGCGACCCGCGGCAGCACCTGGACCAGAGCGCAGCCGCTGCGCGGCGAGGCCGTCGTCGCCGAGCGCCTAGCCGCGTTGGGCGTGCCGGTGGCCAGCGGGGCGGCGGTGGGTCATGGCGACGAGAACGTTGCCCTGCCGCAGGGTGCCTGGGCGGAGCTCGACGCGACGGCGGGCGTCCTGACGATCACCGTCTGA
- a CDS encoding ABC transporter ATP-binding protein gives MPPAPVSDQADAVLLAAALRKHYFASAGLPELLRGRWRGRRIAALQGVDLEVHRGEIVGLLGPNGAGKSTLLKLAAGLLLPDEGVLELLGRPVARLGAALRRQVSYVSADERSFSWRISGQQNLEFFAVLHGLRGAAARTRVRSALARVELEGDADRAVREYSSGTRQRLAFARALLGDPELFLFDEPTRGVDPRRASELRRFVRERLLQGRTAVVATHDLTEVRELCTRVVMIEQGRIVGGGAPEEAPRLLGVGSGAGGVDP, from the coding sequence GTGCCGCCAGCGCCGGTCTCCGATCAGGCAGACGCCGTGCTCCTTGCCGCCGCCTTGCGCAAGCACTACTTCGCCTCGGCGGGACTGCCGGAGCTGCTGCGCGGTCGCTGGCGCGGCCGTCGCATCGCGGCCTTGCAGGGGGTCGACCTCGAGGTCCATCGCGGTGAGATCGTCGGTCTGCTCGGACCCAATGGCGCCGGCAAGTCGACCCTGCTCAAGCTCGCGGCCGGCTTGTTGCTGCCGGACGAGGGCGTCCTCGAGCTGCTCGGGCGGCCCGTGGCGCGTCTCGGCGCTGCGCTGCGTCGCCAGGTCAGCTACGTCAGCGCGGATGAGCGCAGCTTCTCCTGGCGCATCAGTGGCCAGCAAAACCTCGAGTTCTTCGCCGTCTTGCACGGTCTGCGCGGAGCGGCCGCACGGACGCGCGTGCGCTCGGCGCTGGCCCGGGTGGAGCTCGAGGGCGATGCCGATCGCGCCGTGCGCGAATATTCGAGCGGCACCCGGCAGCGCCTCGCCTTCGCGCGCGCCCTGCTGGGCGATCCCGAGCTCTTCCTCTTCGACGAGCCGACGCGCGGGGTGGATCCGCGGCGCGCCAGCGAGTTGCGGCGCTTCGTGCGAGAGCGGCTGCTGCAGGGGCGGACCGCGGTGGTGGCCACGCACGATCTGACGGAGGTACGGGAGCTCTGTACCCGCGTCGTGATGATCGAGCAGGGTAGGATCGTAGGCGGTGGCGCGCCCGAGGAAGCGCCGCGGCTCTTGGGGGTGGGGAGCGGCGCGGGAGGGGTGGATCCATGA
- the mltG gene encoding endolytic transglycosylase MltG — protein MSRRARRRALVVVLLTLAAGGAGLWGLAHYALGFADRPAALPGRSVEVVVVPGARLLAVSRLLDERGLVRSALAFRLYASYRGVTGRIRAGKYLLSTSLTPRELLARLVKGVPAPTVMLTIPEGSNLLDVARHLSRVGVLAEHEFLAAARDAPLMRRLGVPGVGESVEGFLFPDTYRLRTQSRAEEVVGVLVRRHQQVYLALQRKHAKRVYWLRRRLGWGPREIVTLASIIEKETGQAGERPLIAAVFFNRLLTPRLTAGLLQTDPTIIYGCTVPLRRSAACQSFAGRLRRLQLDDRENAYNTYTRAGLPPGPISNPGRAALEAVLQPARSRAVYFVSRNDGTHVFSATRAEHERAVERYQRGGKGALGATSGL, from the coding sequence ATGAGCCGGCGCGCGCGGCGCCGTGCGCTCGTCGTGGTTCTGCTGACCCTGGCGGCCGGCGGCGCCGGGCTCTGGGGGCTCGCCCACTATGCGCTGGGTTTCGCCGATCGGCCCGCCGCGCTGCCTGGCCGCAGCGTCGAGGTCGTGGTGGTCCCCGGCGCGCGCTTGCTCGCCGTCAGCCGTCTGCTCGACGAGCGAGGCCTCGTGCGCAGCGCCCTCGCGTTTCGCCTCTACGCGAGCTACCGCGGCGTGACCGGCAGGATTCGCGCGGGCAAGTACCTTCTCAGCACCTCGCTGACCCCACGCGAGCTGCTGGCGCGTCTGGTCAAGGGCGTTCCAGCACCCACCGTAATGCTGACGATTCCCGAGGGCAGCAACCTGCTCGACGTTGCGCGCCATCTCTCGCGCGTGGGCGTGCTCGCCGAGCACGAGTTCCTCGCGGCTGCGCGCGATGCTCCTCTGATGCGACGGCTGGGGGTTCCCGGCGTCGGGGAGTCGGTCGAGGGCTTCCTCTTCCCCGATACCTACCGGCTGCGCACGCAATCCCGCGCGGAGGAGGTCGTGGGCGTGCTCGTGCGCCGCCACCAGCAGGTCTACCTCGCGCTGCAGCGCAAGCATGCCAAGCGGGTCTATTGGCTGCGCCGCCGGCTGGGGTGGGGACCGCGCGAGATCGTCACGCTGGCCTCGATCATCGAGAAGGAGACTGGCCAGGCCGGCGAGCGTCCGCTGATCGCTGCGGTGTTCTTCAACCGCCTGCTGACGCCGCGCCTCACCGCTGGCCTGCTCCAGACGGACCCGACGATTATCTATGGCTGCACCGTGCCGCTGCGCCGCTCGGCGGCCTGCCAGAGCTTCGCCGGCCGGCTGCGACGGCTTCAGCTCGACGATCGCGAAAACGCCTACAATACCTACACGCGTGCCGGGTTGCCTCCCGGGCCGATCAGCAACCCAGGCCGGGCCGCGCTCGAAGCGGTGCTCCAGCCGGCCCGCTCGCGGGCCGTCTACTTCGTTTCCCGCAACGACGGGACCCACGTCTTCTCCGCCACGCGGGCCGAGCACGAGCGGGCGGTCGAGCGCTACCAGCGCGGCGGCAAGGGCGCCCTCGGCGCGACCTCGGGCCTCTAG
- the ruvX gene encoding Holliday junction resolvase RuvX: MRLADAACFGSPLGVDWASGRSLTPAWRRWQSRAVRWLALDCGSRSIGLAVGDDASGVAVPLRTIERRGGAHDVERLLAVCAEVEAEGLVLGLPLELSGAEGPAARRVRQLGERVAARFAGAVCYWDERFTTVEAERLLITAEVRRQRRRKVIDHVAAALILQGFLGGRDAAASPQPKDPARSSTPRSSS, from the coding sequence ATGCGGCTGGCCGACGCGGCGTGCTTCGGCTCGCCGCTGGGCGTTGACTGGGCGTCGGGGCGCTCGTTGACACCCGCGTGGCGGCGCTGGCAGAGTCGCGCCGTGCGCTGGCTGGCTCTAGATTGCGGCAGTCGCTCGATCGGGCTGGCGGTGGGGGACGACGCCAGCGGCGTTGCCGTGCCACTGCGAACGATCGAGCGGCGGGGAGGCGCCCACGATGTGGAGCGCCTGCTGGCGGTCTGCGCCGAGGTCGAGGCCGAGGGGCTCGTCTTAGGGCTGCCGCTTGAGCTCTCAGGCGCGGAGGGGCCCGCGGCGCGGCGGGTGCGCCAGCTCGGGGAGCGCGTCGCCGCGCGCTTCGCCGGTGCGGTGTGCTACTGGGACGAGCGCTTCACCACCGTCGAGGCCGAGCGGCTCCTGATCACCGCGGAGGTGCGCCGCCAGCGGCGCCGCAAGGTGATCGACCATGTCGCAGCGGCGTTGATCCTCCAGGGGTTCCTCGGCGGCCGCGACGCGGCCGCCTCGCCACAGCCGAAGGATCCGGCCCGAAGCTCGACGCCGAGGTCGAGTTCATGA
- the secA gene encoding preprotein translocase subunit SecA, whose product MINWAIKKIIGTKNQRELQRMQPLVARINDLESRIQAKGDDELRAMTATFRQQLDQGATLDDLLPEAFAVTREASRRTVNMRHFDVQLVGGMALHRGMIAEMKTGEGKTLVATLPVYLNALTGRGVHVVTINDYLATRDAEWMGQIYRFLGLTVGTVVHGLSDAERQHSYRCDVAYGQNNEFGFDYLRDNMKDSIERYVQRELHYAIVDEVDSILIDEARTPLIISGPAEEAADLYSQVNTIIPSLVKDVHYTVDEKAHSTMLTDAGVEAVERKLRVNNLYDPANIHWLHHVQQALTAHTLYKRDVNYLVDEDGQVVIVDEFTGRKMPGRRWSDGLHQAIEAKENVPIEAENQTLATITFQNYFRMYSKLAGMTGTAETEAEEFYKIYKLEVMVIPTNRPPSRDDFHDVIYQSEGGKFRHAVEEIIDCQRRGQPVLVGTTSVEKSEVLAKLLRKQNIAHNVLNAKHHGREADIISQAGRKGSVTLSTNMAGRGTDILLGGNPAALARSAADPEIDPDAYAAALSKFQAQCAAEREEVLAAGGLHIIGTERHESRRIDNQLRGRAGRQGDPGSSRFYLSLEDNLLRIFGSDRISGLMERLGMNDDEPIEHRFVTRAIGNAQKKVEGHNFDIRKNLLEYDDVMNQQRKTIYDLRREVLEGRFVPDASSLSDEQRRAGETAGKAPSASGKWTVASLAETMRPRVEQIVEAFFTHVVTPAAERSGAPSASSGSAAAALSEEQAQRLTHELYRFFGAVVELPRERRDQAACVEKATQVVAESLIQQRERVMDACDALIGEAIGTHCDEKAHAEEWNLEGLEDQLSNTFNARVELKDVAMEQQALAEAAWKQVEQLIEQREQELGPMYLLFFARHFLLDEIDGQWIDHLRNMDHLREGIGLRGYGQRDPKQEYKKEGYTMFAETMGRIQINAVTKLFRVQLERDEELPRYEHKQRQITLGRGQLDSPAGEGEAATPEATEKVKPIRRSHPRVGPNDPCRCGSGKKYKKCHMRHDRLEGGV is encoded by the coding sequence GTGATCAACTGGGCCATCAAAAAAATCATCGGCACAAAGAACCAGCGCGAGCTGCAGCGAATGCAGCCGCTCGTGGCGCGCATCAACGACCTGGAGAGCCGGATCCAGGCCAAGGGCGACGACGAGCTGCGCGCGATGACCGCGACCTTCAGGCAGCAGCTCGACCAGGGCGCCACCCTCGACGACCTGCTCCCCGAGGCCTTCGCGGTGACGCGCGAGGCCAGCCGCCGCACGGTCAACATGCGCCACTTCGACGTCCAGTTGGTCGGCGGCATGGCCTTGCACCGCGGGATGATCGCCGAGATGAAGACCGGCGAGGGCAAGACCCTCGTAGCCACGCTGCCCGTCTACCTCAATGCGCTGACCGGGCGTGGCGTCCATGTCGTCACGATCAACGACTATTTGGCGACGCGCGACGCCGAGTGGATGGGCCAGATCTACCGCTTCCTCGGCCTCACCGTCGGCACGGTCGTTCACGGCCTGTCGGATGCCGAGCGGCAGCATAGTTATCGCTGCGACGTCGCCTATGGCCAGAACAACGAGTTCGGCTTCGACTACCTGCGCGACAACATGAAGGACTCGATCGAGCGCTACGTGCAGCGCGAGCTGCACTACGCGATCGTCGACGAGGTCGACTCGATCCTGATCGACGAGGCCCGCACGCCGCTGATCATCAGCGGTCCTGCCGAGGAGGCAGCCGACCTCTACTCCCAGGTCAACACGATCATCCCCAGCCTCGTCAAGGACGTGCATTACACCGTCGACGAGAAGGCGCACAGCACGATGCTGACGGATGCTGGCGTCGAGGCGGTCGAGCGCAAGCTGCGCGTGAACAACCTCTATGACCCGGCCAATATCCACTGGCTGCACCATGTGCAGCAGGCGCTGACGGCGCATACGCTCTACAAGCGCGACGTGAACTACCTGGTCGACGAGGACGGTCAGGTGGTCATCGTCGACGAGTTCACCGGGCGAAAGATGCCCGGCCGCCGCTGGTCGGATGGCCTGCACCAGGCGATCGAGGCCAAGGAGAACGTCCCGATCGAGGCCGAGAACCAGACGCTGGCGACGATTACCTTTCAGAACTACTTCCGCATGTACAGCAAGCTGGCCGGCATGACGGGTACTGCAGAGACCGAGGCCGAGGAGTTCTACAAGATCTACAAGCTGGAGGTGATGGTCATCCCGACCAATCGCCCGCCCTCGCGCGACGACTTCCACGACGTGATCTACCAGAGCGAGGGCGGCAAGTTCCGCCACGCGGTCGAGGAGATCATCGACTGCCAGCGCCGCGGTCAACCCGTCTTGGTCGGCACCACCTCGGTCGAGAAGTCCGAGGTGCTGGCCAAGTTGCTGCGCAAGCAAAACATCGCCCACAACGTCCTCAACGCCAAACATCACGGGCGCGAGGCCGACATCATTTCCCAGGCCGGACGCAAGGGCAGCGTGACCTTGTCCACCAACATGGCCGGTCGCGGCACCGATATCCTGCTGGGGGGCAATCCGGCGGCCTTGGCCCGCTCGGCGGCGGATCCCGAGATTGACCCCGACGCCTATGCGGCGGCGCTGAGCAAGTTCCAGGCGCAATGCGCCGCGGAGCGCGAAGAGGTGCTGGCAGCCGGCGGGCTCCACATCATCGGCACGGAGCGGCACGAGTCACGCCGCATCGACAATCAGCTCCGCGGTCGCGCCGGTCGCCAGGGCGACCCCGGATCGTCGCGCTTCTATCTGTCGCTCGAGGACAACCTGCTGCGCATCTTCGGCTCGGACCGCATCTCGGGGCTGATGGAGCGGCTCGGCATGAACGACGACGAGCCGATCGAACATCGTTTCGTCACCCGGGCGATCGGCAACGCGCAGAAGAAGGTCGAGGGGCATAACTTCGACATCCGTAAGAACCTGCTCGAGTACGACGACGTGATGAACCAGCAGCGCAAGACGATCTACGACCTGCGCCGCGAGGTGCTCGAGGGGCGTTTCGTCCCCGACGCCTCTTCCCTGAGCGACGAGCAACGTCGCGCCGGCGAGACCGCCGGCAAGGCGCCCTCGGCCTCCGGCAAGTGGACCGTGGCTTCGCTGGCCGAGACGATGCGCCCGCGCGTGGAGCAGATCGTCGAGGCGTTCTTCACCCACGTCGTCACGCCGGCGGCGGAACGCTCGGGCGCGCCGAGCGCCAGCTCGGGCTCCGCCGCGGCGGCGCTCAGCGAGGAGCAGGCGCAGCGGCTGACGCATGAGCTTTACCGTTTCTTCGGCGCCGTGGTCGAGCTGCCGCGCGAGCGGCGAGATCAGGCCGCCTGCGTCGAAAAGGCGACCCAGGTCGTGGCCGAGTCGCTGATCCAGCAGCGCGAGCGGGTGATGGACGCCTGCGACGCGCTGATTGGCGAGGCCATCGGCACGCACTGCGACGAGAAGGCGCATGCCGAGGAGTGGAACCTCGAGGGGCTCGAGGATCAGCTCTCGAACACCTTCAACGCGCGCGTCGAGCTCAAGGACGTCGCGATGGAGCAGCAGGCGCTGGCCGAGGCCGCGTGGAAGCAAGTCGAGCAGTTGATCGAGCAGCGCGAGCAGGAGCTCGGTCCGATGTACCTGCTCTTCTTCGCGCGCCACTTCTTACTCGACGAGATCGACGGGCAGTGGATCGACCACCTGCGCAACATGGACCATCTCCGCGAGGGCATCGGCCTGCGCGGCTATGGTCAGCGCGATCCCAAGCAGGAGTACAAGAAGGAAGGCTACACGATGTTCGCGGAGACGATGGGCCGCATCCAGATCAATGCGGTGACCAAGCTCTTCCGCGTCCAGCTGGAGCGCGACGAGGAGCTGCCACGCTACGAGCACAAGCAGCGGCAGATCACGCTCGGCCGCGGCCAGCTCGACAGCCCCGCGGGCGAGGGCGAGGCGGCCACGCCCGAGGCCACCGAGAAGGTGAAACCGATTCGCCGCAGCCACCCGCGCGTTGGCCCCAACGACCCCTGCCGCTGCGGCAGCGGCAAGAAGTACAAGAAGTGTCACATGCGCCACGACCGCCTCGAGGGCGGCGTCTAA